A portion of the Cryptomeria japonica chromosome 5, Sugi_1.0, whole genome shotgun sequence genome contains these proteins:
- the LOC131060914 gene encoding cytochrome P450 711A1-like yields MATSIDSASSILTETFLWLGNSSWTSVLLICFAGAITGLYVYSRIPTWKLPNLPSPPESWLFGHLPLFAKEGTDVFIDLARKYGPIYRFNFGRQPLVIVADADLCREVGVKKFKSFPNRSIPMSMSASPLHVKGLFMTKSPRWSSMRGAIQALYQPSHIASQVPLMERTICILKDYLSTKDEKEDINFTDLLGKVSSDIIGEAAFGERFNLTPSKTPHLVEFQVTEFVKELVFSISLRLDLGGTFSTIVCFLFPILQKPVREILARIPGTREWKDEQVNSKLIQRLNGFVAKRSMDLELKSRKDFLSSVLTARESSKDTRDLFTPDYINALAYEHVLVGSTTIALTLSMVLYLISAHPHVEKKLLEEIDAFGPPGRNPTAEDLDKFPYLTQVIKEAMRYYMVSPLVAREAIEDVEIGGYLFPKGTWVWLALNVPANDSLHFPEPRKFKPERFDPECEEEKKRHPYAILPFGIGPRACFGMRFSFQEIKLAMIHLYQMFTFEHSPLMENPLEFQYGIVISTKHGVKLRVHQRRSH; encoded by the exons ATGGCTACCAGTATTGATTCAGCAAGCAGCATTCTCACAGAGACATTTCTGTGGTTGGGAAATTCATCATGGACTAGTGTGCTTTTAATCTGTTTTGCAGGGGCCATTACAGGACTGTATGTTTATTCAAGAATACCCACATGGAAATTGCCTAATCTTCCCAGCCCCCCAGAATCATGGCTGTTCGGCCATTTGCCTCTCTTTGCCAAGGAAGGGACTGATGTTTTTATTGACCTGGCTCGCAAATATGGTCCAATCTACAG gttcaactttggaaggcaGCCATTAGTGATAGTGGCAGATGCTGACTTGTGCAGAGAGGTAggggttaagaaattcaaatcttTTCCAAATAGAAGTATTCCGATGTCCATGTCTGCTTCTCCTCTCCACGTCAAGGGACTCTTTATGACCAA GAGCCCAAGATGGTCATCAATGCGTGGGGCGATACAAGCTCTGTACCAACCAAGCCATATAGCGAGTCAAGTGCCTCTGATGGAACGCACAATCTGCATCCTCAAAGACTATCTCTCCACCAAAGACGAAAAGGAAGACATAAACTTCACAGATCTCCTGGGGAAGGTCTCTTCAGACATCATTGGGGAGGCAGCGTTTGGCGAGAGGTTCAATCTCACACCATCCAAAACACCACATTTAGTCGAATTCCAAGTCACTGAGTTTGTGAAGGAGctggttttctccatttctctgagaCTGGACCTAGGTGGCACCTTCTCTACAATCGTCTGCTTCCTCTTCCCAATTTTACAGAAGCCCGTTCGAGAAATCCTCGCTCGCATTCCTGGCACACGTGAATGGAAGGACGAACAGGTTAACAGTAAGCTTATACAGAGATTGAATGGCTTTGTGGCCAAGAGAAGTATGGATTTGGAGTTGAAATCCAGAAAGGATTTTCTTTCCTCAGTGCTGACTGCGAGGGAGTCGAGTAAAGATACCAGAGATTTGTTTACCCCGGACTATATAAACGCTCTCGCTTatgagcatgttttggtgggctcAACTACAATTGCGTTGACACTATCTATGGTGTTATATCTTATTTCTGCACACCCCCATGTGGAGAAAAAATTGCTTGAAGAAATCGATGCTTTTGGGCCCCCAGGCAGAAATCCCACTGCTGAAGATCTTGACAAATTTCCTTATCTTACTCAG GTGATAAAGGAGGCTATGCGTTACTATATGGTGTCTCCTTTAGTTGCAAGAGAGGCTATTGAAGATGTTGAGATAGGAGGGTACTTATTCCCTAAAGGAACATGGGTATGGTTGGCTTTAAATGTACCAGCAAATGATTCTCTCCATTTTCCAGAACCTCGAAAATTTAAGCCTGAGAGATTTGATCCTGAatgtgaagaagaaaagaagaggcaCCCCTATGCCATCCTCCCTTTTGGGATTGGACCTCGTGCTTGCTTTGGAATGAGATTTTCATTTCAAGAGATTAAACTAGCAATGATTCATCTATATCAAATGTTTACATTTGAGCATTCTCCATTGATGGAGAATCCCTTAGAATTCCAATATGGAATTGTGATTTCTACCAAGCATGGAGTTAAGCTTCGAGTTCACCAAAGGAGGAGTCACTAG